In one window of Drosophila innubila isolate TH190305 chromosome 2L unlocalized genomic scaffold, UK_Dinn_1.0 4_B_2L, whole genome shotgun sequence DNA:
- the LOC117781364 gene encoding angiotensin-converting enzyme-related protein-like produces MDRRLVPLMLAVAIVLWLPFGRGDSSSCSASALQASRFFEQENSQLRERYHAEYSASYTYNTNVTEENRLAMIAVYAASAKANKILAQAVKAGDYIHSDEANIRRQARLLQDLGSDVLEDSDYLELKNAISSMQSNYATTSVCSYTNRTDCSLTLEPHIQERLSNSRDPVELAWYWREWYDKAGTPMRQNFNKYVRLTRKAAHLNGYRSYGDYWVHFYEDADFERQLDATYKAVLPLYRQIHGYVRYRLREHYGPDVVPAEGNIPMHLLGNMWAQSWEGVIDLFTPFPEKPFVNVKSEMERQQYSVRKLFELGDQFFQSLGMRALPPSFWNLSVLTRPDDREVVCHASAWDFYQDSDVRIKMCTEVDTHYLYVVHHELGHIQYYLQYEQQPAVYRGAPNPGFHEAVGDVIALSVMSAKHLKSIGLVSNGRLDEKSRINELFKQALTKITFLPFGYTMDKYRYAVFRNELDESQWNCGFWQMRSEFGGVEPPFARNESNFDPPAKYHVAADVEYLRYYAAHIFQFQFHKALCLQADQYVPGDSRQTLDNCDIFGSKKAGQAFKNFLSAGNSRDWKEVLEEFTGETEMDPAALLEYFDPLYQWLKQENSRLGVPLGWGDTNKISSNCCGPFST; encoded by the exons ATGGACAGACGACTGGTGCCTTTGATGCTTGCCGTTGCCATCGTTTTGTGG CTACCCTTTGGCAGAGGCGACAGTAGCAGCTGCTCCGCATCCGCACTGCAGGCAAGTCGTTTCTTTGAGCAGGAGAATTCACAACTGCGTGAACGTTACCATGCCGAGTACTCCGCCTCCTACACCTACAACACCAACGTGACGGAGGAGAATCGTCTGGCCATGATTGCAGTGTATGCTGCCAGTGCCAAGGCGAACAAGATTCTGGCGCAGGCTGTCAAAGCGGGAGATTACATTCACTCGGATGAGGCGAACATACGCAGACAGGCTAGATTGCTGCAGGATTTGGGTTCAGATGTGCTCGAAGACAGCGACTATCTGGAGCTGAAGAATGCCATTAGTTCCATGCAGTCCAACTATGCCACCACCAGTGTCTGCTCCTATACGAATCGCACCGATTGCTCCCTGACTCTGGAGCCGCACATTCAGGAGCGTCTTTCAAATAGCCGAGATCCTGTCGAGCTCGCCTGGTACTGGCGTGAGTGGTACGACAAGGCTGGAACGCCGATGCGACAGAACTTCAATAAATACGTGCGATTAACACGCAAGGCGGCCCATCTGAATG GTTATCGTTCGTATGGCGATTACTGGGTGCACTTCTATGAAGATGCGGACTTTGAGCGTCAACTGGATGCCACCTACAAGGCGGTGTTGCCCTTGTATAGGCAAATCCATGGCTATGTGAGATATCGTCTGCGAGAGCATTATGGTCCTGATGTTGTGCCAGCCGAGGGAAATATACCAATGCATCTGTTGGGCAACATGTGGGCACAGTCGTGGGAGGGTGTGATCGACTTGTTCACACCGTTTCCGGAGAAACCCTTTGTCAACGTCAAGTCGGAGATGGAGCGACAACAGTACAGTGTACGAAAGCTCTTCGAGTTGGGGGATCAGTTCTTCCAATCGCTAGGAATGAGAGCTTTGCCACCAAGCTTCTGGAATCTGAGTGTGCTCACTCGACCCGATGATCGCGAGGTTGTTTGCCATGCCTCGGCATGGGACTTTTACCAGGACAGCGATGTGCGCATCAAGATGTGCACTGAGGTGGACACTCACTATTTGTACGTAGTCCATCATGAGCTGGGACACATTCAATACTATCTGCAGTACGAGCAGCAACCGGCCGTTTATCGTGGTGCACCCAATCCGGGATTCCACGAGGCTGTCGGCGATGTTATTGCACTGTCCGTCATGTCCGCCAAGCATCTGAAGAGCATTGGCCTCGTCAGCAATGGCCGCCTGGATGAGAAGAGTCGTATCAATGAGTTGTTCAAGCAGGCACTGACCAAGATTACATTCCTGCCCTTTGGCTATACGATGGACAAGTATCGTTATGCTGTCTTCCGCAACGAGCTCGATGAATCCCAATGGAATTGCGGCTTCTGGCAAATGCGATCCGAATTTGGTGGCGTTGAGCCGCCGTTTGCCCGTAACGAGAGCAACTTTGATCCACCAGCTAAATATCATGTGGCTGCCGACGTGGAATACTTGCGTTACTATGCCGCACACATCttccagtttcagttccaCAAGGCATTGTGCCTCCAAGCAGATCAGTATGTTCCCGGCGACAGTCGTCAGACGCTAGACAATTGCGATATATTCGGCAGCAAAAAAGCAGGACAGGCATTCAAGAATTTCTTGTCGGCGGGCAATTCAAGAGATTGGAAGGAGGTGTTGGAGGAATTTACGGGCGAAACTGAAATGGATCCTGCAGCACTTCTTGAATATTTCGATCCACTTTATCAATGGCTCAAGCAGGAAAACAGTCGACTTGGCGTACCTCTGGGCTGGGGCGATACAAATA AAATCTCCTCAAACTGCTGTGGACCATTTAGTACTTAA